The Rhineura floridana isolate rRhiFlo1 chromosome 15, rRhiFlo1.hap2, whole genome shotgun sequence genome window below encodes:
- the LOC133370679 gene encoding phospholipase A2 inhibitor NAI-like produces MQILLGIFLGFLLITTGASLECEVCIGIGYSCTGRMQTCEAGKDTCFVTVVENLLGEFPIQTVVKGCGFSSDCNLGPQYMNFGHGQEVRTEVACCVGEACRTASAQLPPRITKTNGKQCPACYSLISGGCNPHEVVNCVGPQNDCLDLAATVTYGTVVINTVQKGCVTRGVCSDSAQREPNMAGISYSITKAECKPALQPE; encoded by the exons gcgCATCTTTGGAGTGTGAAGTTTGCATCGGCATTGGCTACAGCTGTACTGGCAGAATGCAGACCTGTGAGGCTGGCAAAGATACCTGTTTTGTCACTGTCGTTGAAAACTTGCTAG GTGAATTCCCAATTCAGACAGTAGTTAAAGGCTGTGGATTCTCCAGTGACTGtaacttgggaccacaatatatGAACTTTGGGCATGGGCAAGAAGTAAGGACTGAAGTTGCTTGTTGTGTCGGGGAGGCCTGTAGAACAGCAAGTGCTCAAT TACCCCCGCGCATAACAAAAACCAATGGGAAGCAATGCCCAGCCTGCTACTCTTTGATTTCTGGTGGTTGCAATCCGCATGAGGTGGTGAACTGTGTCGGACCACAGAATGACTGCCTTGATCTGGCTGCGACGGTTACTTACG GAACTGTCGTCATCAACACTGTTCAGAAGGGCTGTGTCACTAGGGGGGTTTGTAGTGACTCAGCCCAAAGAGAACCGAATATGGCAGGGATTAGCTATTCCATCACAAAGGCTGAATGTAAACCAGCCCTACAACCAGAATGA